A portion of the Anoxybacillus gonensis genome contains these proteins:
- the trxB gene encoding thioredoxin-disulfide reductase, translated as MSQEKIYDVIIIGAGPAGMTAAVYTSRANLSTLMLERGVPGGQMANTEEVENYPGYDHILGPELATKMFEHAKKFGAEYAYGDVKEVIDGEQYKTVVTSNQQYKARAIIIATGAEYKKLGVPGEKELGGRGVSYCAVCDGAFFKGKELVVVGGGDSAVEEGVYLTRFASKVTIVHRRDQLRAQKILQQRAFANEKIDFIWNHTVKQINEKDGRVGSVTLVHTQTGEEREFPCDGVFIYIGMVPLTKPFASLGITNENGYIETNELMETKVPGIFAAGDVREKSLRQIVTATGDGSIAAQSAQHYVEELKEKLNIK; from the coding sequence GTGTCACAAGAAAAAATTTATGATGTCATTATTATCGGTGCAGGTCCGGCAGGAATGACGGCAGCGGTATACACATCGCGGGCGAATTTATCGACGCTTATGCTTGAGCGCGGAGTTCCTGGTGGTCAAATGGCAAATACAGAAGAAGTAGAAAACTATCCAGGTTATGATCATATTCTTGGACCGGAATTGGCGACAAAAATGTTTGAACATGCGAAAAAATTCGGCGCTGAATATGCATACGGCGATGTGAAAGAAGTGATTGATGGCGAACAATATAAAACGGTTGTAACAAGCAACCAACAATATAAAGCGCGTGCGATTATTATTGCGACAGGAGCGGAGTATAAAAAGCTTGGCGTTCCTGGTGAAAAAGAATTAGGGGGACGCGGCGTTTCATATTGTGCAGTATGTGACGGAGCGTTTTTCAAAGGAAAAGAGCTTGTCGTCGTTGGCGGTGGAGACTCGGCAGTAGAAGAAGGCGTATATTTAACACGCTTTGCAAGCAAAGTGACGATCGTTCATCGCCGCGACCAGTTGCGTGCACAAAAAATTTTACAGCAACGCGCGTTTGCAAATGAAAAAATTGATTTCATTTGGAATCATACAGTAAAGCAAATTAACGAAAAAGATGGTCGTGTCGGCAGCGTGACGCTCGTTCATACGCAAACAGGGGAAGAGCGTGAGTTTCCATGTGATGGAGTGTTTATTTACATCGGTATGGTGCCATTAACAAAGCCGTTTGCTTCGCTCGGCATTACGAATGAAAATGGCTACATTGAAACGAACGAATTGATGGAAACAAAAGTGCCTGGCATTTTTGCAGCGGGGGATGTTCGTGAAAAGTCGCTTCGTCAAATTGTTACCGCAACAGGAGACGGAAGTATTGCGGCACAAAGCGCACAACATTACGTAGAAGAACTAAAGGAAAAGCTTAACATTAAGTAA